A stretch of the Panicum virgatum strain AP13 chromosome 9N, P.virgatum_v5, whole genome shotgun sequence genome encodes the following:
- the LOC120692600 gene encoding uncharacterized protein LOC120692600 → MEARSAMSWYCGSLLAVVVVLFLSASLGTGAGAGADLKGSCAATPHPDVCVSALQKDSDAKAAATPRDLAEAAIRAASAAGSAAGDYARREMDAVKDNGMWQCLNECAEDIEEALSHLDDSDGEIDDGKMKDVKLFLDTAEQDVWDCDQSCRGAADTPVKTALLAKNKEFEKLMSVSLALIKRSTGAGAGDAAGPAAAASKPKHKSKTKP, encoded by the coding sequence ATGGAGGCGAGATCGGCCATGAGCTGGTACTGCGGCTCCCTCCTcgccgtggtggtggtgctgttcctctcggcctccctcggcaccggcgccggcgccggcgcggaccTCAAGGGCTCGTGCGCCGCGACGCCGCACCCGGACGTGTGCGTGAGCGCCCTCCAGAAGGACTCGGACGCCAAGGCGGCGGCCACCCCGCGCGacctggcggaggcggcgatccgcgcggcgtcggcggcggggtccGCGGCGGGCGACTACGCGCGGCGCGAGATGGACGCCGTCAAGGACAACGGCATGTGGCAGTGCCTGAACGAGTGCGCCGAGGACATCGAGGAGGCGCTCTCCCACCTGGACGACTCGGACGGCGAGATCGACGACGGCAAGATGAAGGACGTCAAGCTCTTCCTGGACACGGCGGAGCAGGACGTGTGGGACTGCGACCAGAGCTGCAGGGGCGCCGCCGACACCCCCGTCAAGACCGCGCTGCTCGCCAAGAACAAGGAATTCGAGAAGCTCATGTCCGTCTCCCTCGCGCTCATCAAGCGgtccaccggcgccggcgccggcgacgcggcggggccggccgccgcagcgTCCAAGCCCAAGCACAAGTCCAAGACCAAGCCGTGA
- the LOC120693340 gene encoding uncharacterized protein LOC120693340, giving the protein MAGAGRERGAGRERDADAAAKGQAAREVCAASAAFASCPHRRCSPRGGRPHFVDWYLVLAIGEAAPEDAVRRRYRQLALQLHPDKNRHPKAEVAFKIVSEAHACLTDKARRWAFDAERRASFCAACHDRHAARSAPAGGSRIRATADNKQRAAAGAQAPAARSKQHTLAAQALRDVQNRLRNECRVIDGCLRANNAAACARRRQSFPLFDPSDRRRFPDYPHVRPPPFGNAEFWRFEERLGRADQDHNQNQRWCRGGGESPVYQIRTAAEGTARTNRAW; this is encoded by the exons ATGGCGGGCGCGGGGCGGGAGCGGGGCGCGGGGCGGGAGCGGGACGCGGATGCGGCGGCCAAGGggcaggcggcgcgggaggtgtgcgcggcgtcggcggcgttcGCGTCGTGCCCGCACCGCCGCTGCtccccgcgcggcggccggccgcacTTCGTCGACTGGTACCTCGTCCTCGCC atCGGCGAGGCCGCGCCGGAGGACGCCGTGCGGCGGCGGTACCGGCAGCTCG CGCTGCAGCTGCATCCGGACAAGAACAGGCACCCCAAGGCGGAGGTCGCGTTCAAGATCGTCTCCGAG GCGCACGCGTGCCTGACGGACAAGGCGCGCCGGTGGGCCTTCGACGCGGAGCGCCGCGCCAGCTTCTGCGCCGCGTGCCACGACCGCCACGCCGCCAGGTCGGCGCCCGCCGGCGGCAGCAGGATCCGCGCCACGGCCGACAACAAGcaaagggcggcggccggggcgcaggcgccggcggccaggaGCAAGCAGCATACCCTCGCCGCGCAGGCGCTGCGGGATGTGCAGAACCGGCTGCGGAACGAGTGCCGGGTCATCGACGGCTGCCTGCGGGCCAACAAcgccgcggcgtgcgcgcgccggCGCCAGTCGTTCCCGCTCTTCGACCCCTCCGACCGGCGCCGTTTCCCCGACTACCCGCacgtccgcccgccgccgttcgGCAACGCGGAGTTCTGGCGCTTCGAGGAGCGCCTTGGCCGCGCGGATCAGGATCACAACCAGAACCAGAGGTGGTGCAGAGGCGGAGGCGAGTCCCCTGTCTACCAAAtcaggacggcggcggagggcacCGCGAGAACCAACCGTGCGTGGTGA
- the LOC120691290 gene encoding uncharacterized protein LOC120691290, which produces MPAAVAAAAAAAASGGALLLYLLLTCRPQPAPEAERGREEDETSPLLSGSGAARGRGAESDREEEPWPHREPVTCCEAAAVAVRTARRTWELTVGRWGLHGLAFGIRRHMKRQGNLQHEYSGNDCRQLRGHQAHAEVSSLLEYLKLCMFFSKKSFSAFLKFGGYKQEDILIHKARSRLMQPSFALVCDKRTKCFLLFIRGAISTKERLTAATAAEVPFHHIILSEGQISNVVLGYAHCGMLAGARWIARLTIPHLRNKIQEFPGYQIKVIGHSMGAGIGAILTYILREHYEFSSCSCLAFAPPACMTWELAESGKEFITSLVNRNDVVPSFSKVSTESLRSEVLVSSKLDDVQDHFHHGLFSSISQRVAFFRSHMLSISHSTGKITDHDSSISEPLLKDSADRIQPPANAHSIDRSRQQVVTSEERVTLVNSEDVTCVMSAVSGFTSQEDSDSTGALDTQQSSTTTNEGEALNQNGTRNDKQKEPISASGSRQFFPPGRIIHMVGQPPPDSTPDEGTINNEVIGIYETPRDLYCKIRLAPNMIKEHYMPSYISTMESSLEQLQKDDDNSVCAASNDL; this is translated from the exons AtgccggccgccgtcgcggcggcggcggcggccgcagcgtCGGGCGGCGCGCTCCTGCTGTACCTGCTGCTCACCTGCCGCCCGCAGCCGGCGCCGGAGGCcgagagggggagagaggaggacgAGACGTCGCCGCTGCTGTCCGGgtccggggcggcgcgggggaggggggcggaGAGCGACCGCGAGGAGGAGCCGTGGCCGCACAGGGAGCCCGTGACCTGCTGCGAGGCGGCCGCGGTGGCCGTCCGCACGGCGCGGCGCACGTGGGAGCTCACCGTCGGGCGATGGGGCCTGCACGGCCTCGCCTTCGGGATTAGGCGCCACATGAAACGTCAG GGTAATTTGCAGCATGAGTATAGTGGAAACGATTGCCGTCAACTTAGAGGCCATCAGGCACATGCTGAAGTTTCTTCTCTCCTTGAGTACTTGAAGCTTTGCATGTTCTTCTCAAAGAAATCCTTTTCTGCATTTCTGAAGTTTGGTGGGTACAAACAAGAAGACATTCTCATTCACAAGGCTAGGTCGAGG CTCATGCAGCCTTCTTTCGCACTGGTGTGTGACAAAAGGACCAAGTGTTTTCTGCTTTTCATTCGGGGTGCTATCAGTACTAAAGAGCGGCTGACGGCAGCAACTGCTGCTGAAGTTCCTTTTCACCATATAATTCTAAGTGAAGGACAGATCAGCAATGTAGTTTTAGGTTACGCACACTGTGGGATGCTTGCTGGAGCTCGTTGGATTGCAAGACTAACTATTCCCCATCTTCGTAATAAAATACAAGAATTTCCTGGGTACCAAATAAAG GTCATTGGACATTCAATGGGAGCCGGCATTGGAGCAATTCTGACATATATTCTTCGTGAGCACTATGAGTTCTCATCCTGCAGTTGTCTGGCATTTGCTCCTC CTGCCTGTATGACATGGGAGCTGGCGGAGTCTGGCAAAGAATTCATCACTTCTCTTGTCAATAGAAATGATGTGGTGCCATCATTTTCGAAAGTTTCTACCGAGAGCTTGCGATCTGAG GTATTGGTATCATCAAAGCTGGATGATGTGCAGGACCACTTTCACCATGGTTTATTTTCCAGTATAAGTCAGCGTGTTGCCTTCTTCAGGTCCCATATGCTTTCCATCTCACATTCAACAGGGAAGATTACAGATCATGACTCTAGTATTTCTGAG CCTTTGCTCAAAGATTCGGCAGATAGGATACAGCCCCCAGCAAATGCACACAGCATCGACCGCAGCAGGCAACAAGTTGTTACCTCTGAAGAAAGGGTCACACTAGTTAACAGTGAAGATGTTACCTGTGTGATGTCTGCTGTTTCAGGCTTCACGTCACAAGAAGATTCTGATAGCACTGGAGCATTGGACACTCAACAATCATCCACGACAACAAATGAAGGAGAAGCTCTGAATCAGAATGGCACCCGAAATGATAAACAGAAGGAACCGATTTCCGCCAGCGGTTCACGCCAATTCTTCCCTCCTGGGAGGATCATTCACATGGTTGGACAGCCCCCGCCGGACTCAACTCCTGATGAGGGCACCATCAACAACGAGGTCATCGGAATTTACGAGACGCCGAGAGATTTGTATTGCAAAATAAGGCTCGCGCCAAATATGATTAAAGAGCATTACATGCCTAGTTATATAAGTACAATGGAATCGTCGTTGGAACAGCTTCAGAAGGACGATGACAATAGCGTATGTGCCGCATCAAATGACCTGTGA
- the LOC120693346 gene encoding serine/arginine repetitive matrix protein 1-like: protein MQDSQIRRRHWSTHRRRREKSGVPNFTKMEPSPPTKRHREQKKPRRLVAGTVTNTDEDEEEPGEIIAKRSRHPRLSNSHQNNDETRTRSRGEAPPQQPPRAAPALASAPPGPASRRTAPSRRTAAPGPGGQRQHRSATTAIASSTKSSAWIDPEDQNPLHPDAGSDSKQRERQPQKKDGHLFHPSPNGVDVSFSPAQPSFAAGARRKAKTGPPSSVTREDADTNAGAVTGEAEETNPR from the exons ATGCAAGACTCACAGATCCGACGCCGGCACTGGAGCACGCACCGACGAAGGAGGGAGAAGTCTGGAGTACCGAATTTCACGAAGATGGAGCCGTCTCCCCCGACCAAGCGCCATCGGGAACAGAAGAAACCCCGCAG GCTCGTCGCCGGCACAGTCACCAACACCGACGAAGACGAGGAAGAGCCGGGGGAAATTATTGCAAAGCGAAGCCGTCACCCCCGCCTAAGCAACAGCCACCAGAACAATGACGAGACACGGACCCGCAGCCGCGGAgaagcgccgccgcagcagccaccACGGGCAGCACCCGCACTGGCAAGCGCGCCACCCGGCCCCGCGAGCCGCCGCACCGCGCCAAGCCGCCGGACCGCCGCACCCGGCCCTGGAGGCCAGCGGCAGCACcgctccgccaccaccgccatcgCCAGCAGCACCAAAAGCTCCGCCTGGATCGACCCGGAGGACCAAAATCCACTCCACCCCGACGCCGGCAGCGACAGCAAGCAGAGGGAACGACAGCcgcagaagaaggatggccacCTCTTCCATCCGTCGCCGAACGGAGTCGATGTCAGCTTCTCCCCGGCACAACCAAGCTTCGCCGCCGGTGCCCGACGGAAAGCAAAAACTGGACCTCCATCGTCTGTCACCAGAGAAGATGCCGACACCAATGCCGGCGCAGTCACCGGAGAAGCTGAGGAGACGAACCCGAGGTAG
- the LOC120687779 gene encoding uncharacterized protein LOC120687779, with protein sequence MPSLPRINMAAASLRVLVLLLAVSMSSLRRTAATVTVEEACKQYTKHPEFCVTALSSADPAMKEAAVQGGLPGLAELSLSLAAQRGAETVTFVKGLANMPGGMPPECLQDCLSKFQSAVADLQRSKTAMQESKDASATGVSSWLAAAKTDGDSCMSNCHRIEGGGELVIVDKISDLSKMCSIALSLADASVHNRNATGNA encoded by the coding sequence ATGCCATCGCTCCCGCGGATCAACATGGCTGCTGCTTCCCTTCgtgtcctcgtcctcctcctcgccgtctcGATGTCCTCCCTCCGGCGCACCGCCGCCACGGTCACCGTGGAGGAGGCGTGCAAGCAGTACACGAAGCACCCGGAGTTCTGCGTGACGGCCCTGTCGTCGGCGGACCCGGCGATGAAGGAGGCGGCCGTACAGGGCGGCCTGCCGGGGCTGGCGGAGCTGTCGCTGTCGCTGGCGGCGCAGCGCGGCGCGGAGACGGTGACGTTCGTGAAGGGCCTGGCCAACATGCCCGGCGGGATGCCGCCGGAGTGCCTGCAGGACTGCCTGAGCAAGTTCCAGTCGGCGGTGGCCGACCTGCAGCGGTCCAAGACGGCGATGCAAGAGTCCAAGGACGCGTCCGCTACCGGCGTGTCGTcgtggctggcggcggcgaagaCGGACGGCGACTCGTGCATGAGTAACTGCCACAGAatagagggcggcggcgagctggtcATCGTCGACAAGATCTCGGACCTCAGCAAGATGTGCTCCATCGCCCTCTCCCTCGCCGATGCTTCCGTTCATAATCGCAACGCAACTGGCAACGCATGA
- the LOC120693166 gene encoding cell number regulator 10-like, translated as MYPAKPSEPAAAPVTGVPVGVPGGGQGQWSSGLLDCFDDCGLCCLTCWCPCITFGRVAEIVDRGATSCGTSGALYALLAYLTGCQWIYSCTYRAKMRAQFGLPENPCCDCCVHFCCEPCALCQQYKELKARGFDPDLGWELNAQRANAAAMPMYPPAAQGMGR; from the coding sequence ATGTATCCGGCCAAGCCcagcgagccggcggcggcgccggtgaccGGGGTCCCCGTGggcgtccccggcggcggccagggccagTGGTCGTCGGGTCTCTTGGACTGCTTCGACGACTGCGGGCTGTGCTGCCTGACGTGCTGGTGCCCGTGCATCACGTTCGGGCGCGTGGCGGAGATCGTGGACCGCGGCGCGACGTCGTGCGGGACGAGCGGGGCGCTGTACGCGCTGCTGGCCTACCTCACCGGCTGCCAGTGGATCTACTCCTGCACCTACCGCGCCAAGATGCGCGCCCAGTTCGGCCTCCCGGAGAAcccctgctgcgactgctgcgtcCACTTCTGCTGCGAGCCCTGCGCGCTCTGCCAGCAGTACAAGGAGCTCAAGGCACGCGGCTTCGACCCGGACCTCGGCTGGGAGCTCAACGCCCAGAGggccaacgccgccgccatgcccatGTACCCGCCCGCCGCACAGGGCATGGGCCGCTGA